In Elaeis guineensis isolate ETL-2024a chromosome 1, EG11, whole genome shotgun sequence, a genomic segment contains:
- the LOC105033444 gene encoding LOW QUALITY PROTEIN: probable phytol kinase, chloroplastic (The sequence of the model RefSeq protein was modified relative to this genomic sequence to represent the inferred CDS: inserted 1 base in 1 codon), protein MWSGDAVSSPRPLLRSRALRGTPLFPVDLRLAPFSSVPSLLLRKASPISPPARLLRPRGXAPAQAALMQDSGATALVLAGAYSLVRAFDTLTERNLIERSLSRKVVHVLSGLLFMSSWPIFSSSTEARYFAAIVPLVNCIRLVTYGLRIFTDEGLIKSVTREGKPEELLRGPLYYVMVLMFCSVVFWRESPVGVVSLAMMSGGDGFADILGRRYGATKLPYNRQKSWIGSISMFIFGFLFSIGMLYYFSALGCFHLDWNKAVERVAVVSLAATVVESLPISDFVDDNISVPLTCMLTASLLFGSH, encoded by the exons aTGTGGTCGGGGGACGCCGTATCCTCTCCCCGACCTCTCCTCCGCTCGAGAGCTCTCCGGGGAACGCCTCTCTTCCCGGTTGACCTCCGCCTCGCCCCGTTCTCCTCCGTTCCCTCCCTACTCCTCCGGAAAgcctcgcccatctcgcctcccGCGCGCCTTCTCCGCCCGCGCG GTGCGCCCGCGCAGGCGGCGCTGATGCAGGATAGCGGGGCCACGGCCCTCGTCTTGGCCGGCGCCTACTCCCTCGTCCGCGCCTTCGATACCCTCACCGAGCGGAACCTCATCGAACGG AGCTTGAGTAGAAAGGTCGTCCATGTATTATCAGGGCTTCTCTTCATGTCCTCCTGGCCAATTTTCAG CTCTTCAACTGAGGCACGATATTTTGCTGCAATTGTTCCTCTTGTAAATTGCATAAGGCTTGTTACTTATGGCCTGCGTATTTTCACCGATGAAGGCCTAATCAAATCAGTTACTCGAGAAGGAAAACCTGA GGAACTGCTTCGAGGTCCTCTTTATTATGTCATGGTACTGATGTTTTGTTCCGTGGTCTTCTGGCGTGAGTCGCCTGTTGGTGTTGTGTCACTGGCTATGATGAGTGGTGGTGATG GATTTGCTGATATTTTGGGGAGAAGGTATGGAGCAACAAAGCTTCCTTACAACAGGCAGAAGAGTTGGATCGGCAGCATTTCGATGTTTATATTTGGTTTCCTCTTCTCCATTGG GATGCTCTACTACTTTTCGGCACTTGGGTGTTTCCATTTGGATTGGAACAAGGCAGTCGAGAGGGTAGCTGTGGTTTCTTTGGCAGCTACTGTGGTGGAATCTCTCCCTATTTCTGACTTTGTAGATGATAACATTTCTGTTCCTTTGACATGTATGTTGACAGCCTCTCTACTTTTTGGTTCCCACTGA